Below is a genomic region from Streptosporangium album.
GGCACCACCCAGGCGGCGATGACGACGCCGTTGACCACCGCCCTGGTCACTCGGCCACGGCCCCGCTGGAGCAGCGCGATCAGCAGGCCGAGGATGTTCTGCCCGATCACCGCCGATCCGATGACGAAGAGGAAGGTGAGCACGAACGAGTTGACGAAGTCGTCGTCGGCGAACATCCGGGTGAAGTTGTCCAGCCCGACGAAGCGCGAGTTCACCGAGGCGCTGCCGGTCAGCGTCTCGTTGGTGAAGGCGATGTAGAAGGTCCACAGGATGGGCCCTGCCAGGAAGACCGCCAGCAGGACCAGCGCCGGCCCCATCGGCAGCAGCCAGCGCAGGGTCCGCCGGGGGTCACGGCGCGGCTCCCCCGGCGGGGGGGAGCCGGCCACCCGGGCGGGAGCCGCCGCCGTGACGGTCATGGGGCAGTGACGATCTTGTCGGCGCCGCCGACCACGCCCGGCAGTGCCTCGGCGTACCTCTTTGCGGCCTCCTCCGGCGTCCTGGACCCGCTCGTCATCGCCTCCATCGCCTCCTGGACCTCGGCCGAGACCTTCGGATACTCCTCGAAGGCCGGGCGGTAGTGGGTCACCGAGGCCAGGTCGGTCCAGAACTTGACGGCCGGGTTGCCTGCGGAGTACTTCGGATCGGCGGCGACGTCCTTGCGGACGGCCAGGTCACCCGTGCCCACCGAGTAGGCCATCGAGTTCTCCTTGTTGGTGGCCACGGTGATGAAGTCGAACGCCTCCTGCTTGTTGGGCGCGTAGGAGCTCATCGCCATGACCCAGCCACCGGACATGCTGACCGCTCCAGGCTCCTGGCCGTTCTGGGTGGGCATCGGGGTCCAGCCGATCTTCTCGGTCCACTGCGGCCACGGCGTCGGGTCGGTCTCCTTCCAGGACGCGGAGGTCCAGGCGCCGTCGAGGCTGATGCCGAGCTTGCCCGCGGGGAACCACTCGTCGGTCGCCAGGCCGGCGAGCTTGGGGTTCTGCGCGTCGGCCTGCCGGGGGCCGAGTTCCTCGCGGTAGATGGTGTTGATGAAGGCCAGCGAGTCGGTGAATGCCTTGCCCGCGGTCACCCACTTCTTCTGGGCCTCGTCGTAGAGGGTG
It encodes:
- a CDS encoding extracellular solute-binding protein: MRRAMVSSMVALAVAATLSACGDGAAEPGEGQAGRKEIEVLYKVEPTWPYLEKSLRAAKAQYEAAHKDVTIKLTPVQGNSEVYYTKLALLNRSAESAPDVYYHDTFQVNADVAAGKLAPLDDYLSKWPDWTSQFPDSVKQAAKAGDGKIYGVPISTDTRGLWYHKDVFAKAGLPVPWEPETWADVLTAARTIKQKVPDAIPFSMYSTKVHGEAATMQGFEMLLYGAPGGTLYDEAQKKWVTAGKAFTDSLAFINTIYREELGPRQADAQNPKLAGLATDEWFPAGKLGISLDGAWTSASWKETDPTPWPQWTEKIGWTPMPTQNGQEPGAVSMSGGWVMAMSSYAPNKQEAFDFITVATNKENSMAYSVGTGDLAVRKDVAADPKYSAGNPAVKFWTDLASVTHYRPAFEEYPKVSAEVQEAMEAMTSGSRTPEEAAKRYAEALPGVVGGADKIVTAP